The stretch of DNA TGGGGTCCCGGTCCTGGCGTCCGGCCCCCGTCACCGGGGGCCGCGACGTCACTTGCCGAGAAGCTTCTTGATCTTCTTGGCGTCGCCGGGAGCCATCTCGGCGTTGCCGGCCAGGCGACGCGTCACGCGCGACGACTTGTGCTCAAGCAGGTGACGCTTGCCGGCGCGCTCACGCAGCACCTTGCCGGAGCCCGTGATCTTGAAGCGCTTGCTGGCACCGCTGTGCGACTTGTTCTTCGGCATGGCGCCGTATCTCCTCGTCGGTGGCGCCCCCGCCCGGGGTGAACCGGGCGCACGGGGGCGTCAGTTGTATCCGTTGTCGTCCAGGACGGCGTCCCGGACCGATCACGCCTCGGCGTGCTCCTCGGCGGGCGCCTCGACCTTTTCCTCGTCGACCTCGTCGGCCTCGTCGGACTGGTCGGGGCCACGGCCCAGACGCTCGGCCTTGCGGGCGGCCTGCGCCTCGCGGGCCTCCGCCATGGCCTCGGTCTTCTTCTTGTGCGGACCGAGAACCATGATCATGTTTCGGCCGTCCTGCTTCGGGTTCGACTCGATGAACCCGAGGTCCTCGACGTCCGTAGCGAGACGCTGGAGCAGTCGGAAGCCGAGTTCCGGCCTGGACTGCTCACGACCGCGGAACATGATCGTGATCTTGACCTTGTCGCCCTGCTTGAGGAACCGGACGACGTGACCCTTCTTGGTGTCATAGTCGTGCGGGTCGATCTTCGGCCGGAGTTTCATCTCCTTGATGACCGTGTGCGCCTGATTCTTGCGCGCCTCACGGGCCTTCATGGCCGACTCGTACTTGAACTTTCCGTAGTCCATGAGCTTGCACACGGGCGGACGGGCGTTCGCCGCGACCTCGACCAGGTCGAGGTCGTACTCCTGGGCCAGCTCCAGGGCCTTCGCAAGCGGCACAATGCCGACCTGCTCGCCACTGGGTCCGACAAGTCGCACCTCGGGAACTCGAATCCGGTCGTTGATGCGGGGCTCGGCGCTGATGGATCCTCCTCGGTAGCACCACGCGACCGCCTGGCGGACAGCCGCGTAACGTCTGTTTAGTGAGACCAACCGCGCCGGCACACAAAAAATGCCCCGGACGATCACAGGCGGGGCTCCTCGTGAAACCGGAGCACCGCCGCGGAGACCGCGGGGCGCGCATCGGGCGGGTCACCGCCTCAAGTGCGGGACCGCCTGACCGGTGACCCGCCGCTCAGCAGAGCGGTCAGGTGGGAGTTCGGAGCCTCCACTTGTGGGCCGGGCCCCTGCTGTGACGACCGCGTGAAGCGGGCGTGCACAGAGAAATCCGGCCGGTCGTGTCTCAACCATACCAGTGCCACGCTCCGCGCTGACCCGTCCGAGCGCGGGGATGGCTCCCTCCGACCATCAGGGTCCTCGTCACAGGGGAGTCCGATCAGGCCGCGGGGGCCGTATCGCAAGGACCCCTTAGGCTGGGCGGCGGTTTCCCGGAGAGCCCCATGACTCCCACGCGTCCCGCGTGATCTGGCGGCTCCCGGGCCGCATCGACCGGCCGGTACCACCCTCGGGGACCGGTACCACCCTCAGGAAGAAGACTCCAAGCGATGAGCGACGTGACTCAGGGCGACGGGCCCGCCGACTTCGACTCCATGACCCGCGACATCGCCGATGTCCCCGCGGTCGAGGTGATCACGACGGTGGCGGTCCACCTGATGAGCGCCGCCGCGGTCAATCTGGGCCTCGCGGAGGACGGCGAGGCCCACAAGGACCTGGACGAGGCCCGCAAACTGATCCACTCGCTCGGCGGGCTGCTCGACGCCAGTGCCACGGAGATCAGCTCCTTCCACGCGGCGCCGCTGCGGGACGGCCTCAAATCCCTCCAGCTCGCCTTCCGCGAGGCGTCCGTGGTGCCGGACGAGCCGGGCCAGGGTCCTGGCGAGAAGTACACGGGGCCGGTCTTCGGCTGATCGGGGCGCGGCGGGACGCCGGTGGCGGGCGGCGGAGCACCCGCGTCCGCCACGCTCCCGCACCCGCACCCGCACCCGCACCCGCACCCGCACCCGCACCCGCACCCGCACCGACCAGGGTGGCCCCGGACGCGCCCCGCACCGGGTGCGGCCCCGCGCTCACCGAGTGAAGAGCGGCTCCCCGGGGGGCGTGGCCTCCGGGGGAAGAAGGGCCAGTTCGAGGCCCTTGACCAGCCGTACCCGCAACACCTCGTCGGCCGCCAGTGTCCGCGCGATACGACCGGCGGTGGCCTGTACGTCCGCGTTCTCGTCCAGCACCAGCGCCAGGGTGCCGTCCGCGCTTGAGGGGCCCAGGTGGGCGCGGACCACCGCGGTCTCACCCGCGACGGCTCCCCGTACCGCT from Streptomyces tsukubensis encodes:
- the rpmI gene encoding 50S ribosomal protein L35 encodes the protein MPKNKSHSGASKRFKITGSGKVLRERAGKRHLLEHKSSRVTRRLAGNAEMAPGDAKKIKKLLGK
- a CDS encoding DUF1844 domain-containing protein, which gives rise to MSDVTQGDGPADFDSMTRDIADVPAVEVITTVAVHLMSAAAVNLGLAEDGEAHKDLDEARKLIHSLGGLLDASATEISSFHAAPLRDGLKSLQLAFREASVVPDEPGQGPGEKYTGPVFG
- the infC gene encoding translation initiation factor IF-3; protein product: MVSLNRRYAAVRQAVAWCYRGGSISAEPRINDRIRVPEVRLVGPSGEQVGIVPLAKALELAQEYDLDLVEVAANARPPVCKLMDYGKFKYESAMKAREARKNQAHTVIKEMKLRPKIDPHDYDTKKGHVVRFLKQGDKVKITIMFRGREQSRPELGFRLLQRLATDVEDLGFIESNPKQDGRNMIMVLGPHKKKTEAMAEAREAQAARKAERLGRGPDQSDEADEVDEEKVEAPAEEHAEA